In Flavobacterium luteolum, the DNA window TTTTCGGGAACATCAATGATGTATAACAAATTTAAATACTCAGCAAATTTGTACTGAATCATTCTGTAGACTTTTTCGTGAAGCTGAATCTTTAATTCATTTGGCGAAATGCTCAACGGAAAATCGATTCCTTCATTGGCCAGATTAAAATCTTTATTAATCTGTTCGATAAGATTCAGATATAAGGTCTCTGCTTGCGCTTGTGCTAATAATGATTCGGTATTTATTGGTGCTACAAACATGTGATTTTAGATTTTAGATTGCTGATTTATGATTGTAGATTTTTTCCTGAATACTAAACTTTACGTCCCATTAAATTCTCGCCAAATGTTCTTAGAATATCCTTTTTTTTAGAATTAACATCCATTTTTTCTAAGGTTTCAAAGGCTTTTAAAGTATACATTTCAATAGCTTCTTGTGTAGCTTTTGAAGCTCCTGATTCGTTAAAAATCGTTTTGGCTGTTTCTATTTTTTCTGAATTATCATCTAATTGCAAGGTGAATAATTTTTCTAATTCTGAGGCTTTTTCATCAGAAGAAAATTCTAAGGCTTTTAGATATAAATAGGTTTTTTTGTTTTCTATAATATCACCACCAACTTGTTTTCCAAAAGTTTCTGGATCACCAAAAGCATCTAGATAATCATCTTGAAGCTGAAACGCCAATCCTAAATTTAATCCGAAATCATAAATTAAATCTGCTTCTTTTTCAGAAGTTTTAGCTACAATTGCACCCATTTTCATGGCAGCAGCAACCAAAACAGCTGTTTTATATTCAATCATTTTAAGATATTGAGGAATCGTAACGTCTTTGCGAACTTCAAAATCTACATCCCATTGCTGTCCTTCACAAACTTCAAGCGCAGTTTTGCTGAATAATTTGGCAAGGTTTCTAAAAACAATCGGCTCGTATTGTTCAAAATATTGATACGCCAAAATAAGCATGGCATCTCCAGATAGAATTCCAGTATTTAAATCCCACTTTTCATGCACCGTAATTTGTCCTCTTCTTAAAGGAGCGTCGTCCATAATATCATCATGCACCAGCGAAAAGTTATGAAAAACTTCAACCGCCATTGCTGCCGGTAACGCAATCGAATAATCAGTATCAAAAACTTCAGCAGCCATTAAAGTTAAAACTGGACGAATGCGTTTTCCTCCAAGTCCTAAAATGTATTCAATAGGTTCGTAAAGATTTGTTGGTTCTTTATGTATGTTTTGACTCTCTAGATAATTGATAAAAAAATCTTGGTACTGACTTATATCGTGCATAATGAATTCTGATTTCGAGGCTCAAAGATACAATTCAAATATGAATTTTTAGAGATGAAATGTTAAAAGCGTATCAATCATTTAAAATGCACTTTTAATGCATCTCATTTTTAATGTGTTAAAATTTTTTCCAAAAAACTTGGAAACTTTTTTGGTATTCAGAGTTTCCTGTCTATATTTGCAGCGTTAATATGGAAACTAAGAACACTGTAAAAGTTTCCATGAAGAGTTTTAATGATTTGTAAGATCAATTAAATCAGTTATTTATGAAGACAAAATGGACTTTAGATTCAAGCCAATCAGATGTTTTATTAGAAATGAGAAGATCTAGAACTTCTTATTTGGGAGGTGATACAAACAAATTTGGGGGTTATGTAAATATTGAAGACAATGAGATTGAAGATGCTTCTGTCGAATTCTCATTAGATATCAATAACAAAAAAGAGAGTTTCCAATCTATAGACGCTTATTTACAGCTTCAAGATTTTTTTGAAGAAGATGAGCATCCGATTATCAGTTTCAAATCGACTTCATTTCAAAAAGTAAATCAGAATATCAATTTTTTCAAAGGAGATCTAACGATAAAAGATATCACAAGAGTAGTTGAATTGGATGCTGAATTTCTTGGAGAGAATATTTATAACGGAGAGAAGAAAGTCGCTTTTGAAATTAAGGGAAATATCAAACGCGAGGACTTTGGTTTGGATTACAATTCTTTCAATCATACTTCAGGTGCTGCCTTAGGGAAAGACATAAAACTTATAGCAAATTTAGAATTTAGCATATAAATCTTACTAAATCAATAAATTGA includes these proteins:
- a CDS encoding polyprenyl synthetase family protein, with the translated sequence MHDISQYQDFFINYLESQNIHKEPTNLYEPIEYILGLGGKRIRPVLTLMAAEVFDTDYSIALPAAMAVEVFHNFSLVHDDIMDDAPLRRGQITVHEKWDLNTGILSGDAMLILAYQYFEQYEPIVFRNLAKLFSKTALEVCEGQQWDVDFEVRKDVTIPQYLKMIEYKTAVLVAAAMKMGAIVAKTSEKEADLIYDFGLNLGLAFQLQDDYLDAFGDPETFGKQVGGDIIENKKTYLYLKALEFSSDEKASELEKLFTLQLDDNSEKIETAKTIFNESGASKATQEAIEMYTLKAFETLEKMDVNSKKKDILRTFGENLMGRKV
- a CDS encoding YceI family protein — encoded protein: MKTKWTLDSSQSDVLLEMRRSRTSYLGGDTNKFGGYVNIEDNEIEDASVEFSLDINNKKESFQSIDAYLQLQDFFEEDEHPIISFKSTSFQKVNQNINFFKGDLTIKDITRVVELDAEFLGENIYNGEKKVAFEIKGNIKREDFGLDYNSFNHTSGAALGKDIKLIANLEFSI